A region of Micromonospora chokoriensis DNA encodes the following proteins:
- a CDS encoding general stress protein, with the protein MTSASGPTAAWRPGTQGGDLLPSGPAGRLSTPAGDGHGPEAGPPTVTIGSYPDYPAAQRVVDYLADNRFPVEHSAIVGTNLTLVETVLGRMTTGRAGLLGAGTGAWFGLFIGLLFGIFTVGNWLAVILVGLVIGAIWGAVFGAVAHAMTGGQRDFTSASSLRAGQYAVTVDAQLADQARQLLARMQVPGANAR; encoded by the coding sequence ATGACGTCAGCTTCGGGGCCGACCGCCGCGTGGCGGCCCGGCACACAGGGTGGCGACCTGCTTCCGTCCGGGCCGGCCGGCCGCCTGTCGACGCCGGCCGGTGACGGCCACGGGCCGGAGGCCGGTCCGCCGACGGTGACGATCGGCTCGTACCCGGACTATCCGGCCGCGCAGCGGGTCGTCGACTATCTGGCCGACAACCGTTTCCCGGTGGAACACAGCGCCATCGTCGGCACGAACCTCACGCTGGTGGAGACGGTGCTCGGGCGGATGACCACCGGTCGCGCCGGCCTGCTCGGCGCGGGCACCGGTGCCTGGTTCGGGCTCTTCATCGGTCTGCTGTTCGGCATCTTCACCGTCGGCAACTGGCTGGCGGTGATCCTGGTCGGACTGGTCATCGGCGCGATCTGGGGTGCCGTGTTCGGCGCGGTCGCCCACGCCATGACCGGCGGACAGCGCGACTTCACCTCGGCCAGCTCACTGCGCGCCGGCCAGTACGCGGTGACGGTCGACGCGCAGCTCGCCGACCAGGCCCGTCAGCTGTTGGCCCGGATGCAGGTGCCGGGCGCGAACGCCCGCTGA